The nucleotide sequence AGAGATCATTGTCTCAAAATCATTAAAATCCAAAGAAAATCCAATTGATAATTCGGATCTAATCTCAATTCCGTACCTTAAAGGAGTAATAAAATCAATAATGCCGGGGTCACATTTTCTGGACTCCAGCGAGAGCCTGACAATTTATTTTTGAAATTTCCTTTTATTCAAAATATAGGGGAAATATTTTTTCCATTGTCGTTGCGATTGGTAAATTATATTTCCCTGAAACTATAAAGAAGGCCAAACTATTCTTAAATTCCGAATTGCTCAAAAGGTATATAAATTCAATAGTGAAAATATGTATTAATAATCCGTAAATCGGAAATAATGGTTTCGGGTTTTTTATGAGGTGAGATTAATGAAATTCATGACAAATGAAGAGGGTGTATCGCCGGTCATCGGTGTCATCCTTATGGTGGCAATAACGGTAATTCTGGCAGCAGTTATTTCCGTATTCGTCTTCGGACTTGCCGGTGACCTTGAAGGTAGTGCACAAAAAGATGTAACAATGAAGACCGGTACAAATGATGATGGAGAGATCACGTTCACAATATTTGCCGGAAAAAATGTTGAACAGATAACTGAAATTACATGGGCGAACAGTACCGGGAATGAAACCCTTTCAGGGAATTTCTCAATTGGTTATATTAACACTACAGGCTGGAAGAAGGATGTATCAGGAACTGTAACGTTTACAGCAGAGTTTACTGATGGTAGCAGACAGATTGTTGCCAGTGTCCCATAAATCTAATATCTTTAATTTTTTTAATTCCAATTTATCTGATTACCATTCTGTTTCCAAGCAATCCTTTCAGTACCATAAATATCCTAAGCAAGAGAAATCGAATTATTAAAAAGTTTAGTCCTGTATGATCTTTCAGGAATTATTCCGTTATATATTCAAACAGGAGCTCAAGCGCCTCTTTCTCTCGGCTGCCACCGCACTTCCGGACAAGGGAAGCATGGTGATCGATCAACTGCTTCAACTGTGGATCACGGGTCATGACATACCTTGTCCCGTGGACTGTTGCCTCAATTATGCTGTTGAAACCACGGTTGACAGGGTATATCCTGTTGTCAATTATCTCTTCGGCCACGGGTACCAGCCTGACAATCGCCGCTTCGCCCGAATCCCTCTCTATTTCGGTTTTAAATACGATCCATGCTGACGAGTGCTTCAGGCGCTTAACCGCCATGTCTCCGGCAGTCTCGTTGCAGAAATAATCCTCCGGCAGATCGCCGAAAGCAGTTTTTACATAGATTACAGGATCATGGATGATATTGGCGACGACCCATCCTTCACTGCGAATATTTTCAAGCGTATGTGTCCCGTGAAAGAGAACCATCTTTGGAGAACCATCCTTTACGATAATTCCTATAGGAGCCGCATTGTTTCTAGTCGTCGCAATGATCTCGTTGATCCCTTCGCCTAAGAGTCCCATTCCCATCCCTCGCTTATGGCAACATATATTCCTGCAATGATTATATCTGCTATCGATCCCGGATTGACACCCTTCTCAAGGCACATCATATCGAAATCATCGATCGAAAGCTCTCCTTTCTTTACCAGGCATGCCTGTTCTCTCGCCCATTCTGCTGTCTCATCGCCGAACTTCTTCACGATGAATGTATCCTTTTCCCCGGAGAGAAGGGAGATGAACGCATCGGAGACTGCTCCCCTTCCCCTCCCCGACTGCTTCAGGAATTCGGCGGTTTTCTTTGTCAGCTGGAAACTGTTTGTCCACTCTGCCGCAACCATATCTTTGGGCGAGGAATATTCCATCACATCATAAAGGGTCATTCCGTTCTTCGTCAGGTAATCGATTGCAGCAGGATCGTTTACATCGATATCGTCGGTTTCGTTCATCCTCACCGATGTAAGCCCGAAAGCCCGGTAAAACAGAATTGCGTCATCAACGGTAGTGGAATGGATCAGTTCCAAAGCTTTTTCGATCGTCCCGGCTGCGATAAGAGGAATTAAAAGTATAAAGGCACCGAAATGCGTGTTGCCGCCGGAGTGGACGTTTGTAAGTGCTACAGCTTCATATATGATGCCGCCGAGCCCTTTTTCAGAAGAATGAAAATTTTCGGCCTCATCAAATGCAGGCCTTGCGAGAATCGCAGACGCAAGAAAATGCTCGAGGCATGTATCGTCATAGTCGTGATACCGGTCCACGTTACCGGGTTTTACCCCGGTGCAGACCTCGAGCATCATTGCAATCTGGGCGGTCTCAGCCCGCGATCTCTTCTTCTCTGTTATCTTCATCAAACAACCTTTTCATGATCTTCTCGGAGAGACGGCGCTTGTATCTCATGTAGTCAGCAAGCGAGATGCCCTCCTTTTTGATGCTGATATCCCTGAACATACAGGGAGTCGAGCCTTTGCAGCACCAGGCAAGACTGCCGAAGCATGTACTCGATCCCGAAGCAAGGGGAGTGTTCTGGACCGATTCGATCTTCAGATCGTGGTATTCCTTCGGTGTCATCCCTGCTTTCTTAAGTGCAGGCATCAGCGGGCACTGCTTGACCGGCATACAGCAGAAGGTCAGGCCCCTGAGATCCCCTCCCCTGCAAAGCTGCTTGGGGGAGTTGTACCACCCGGTCTCGTCTGCATAGGCTGATATTGCCATATCCAGATAATTCAGCGTATTGGCATCCGAATTTCGTGCAAGGGAGACCATGTCCGCCCCGTGCGCGAACAGGTCCTTCATCCTCTCGAATGTATTGACCGAATTGTTGGCGATAAGAAAGAGCGGGCAGCTGTTTCTTATCTGCTTTATCTTCGAGGAACCGAAGTCCATCAGGTCGACATGGAGAATGTCGGCACCTGCCTTCCATAACAGGCGTGCAAGTTCCGAATCGTCTTCGACGACCCCGGCCCTGATCTTGACCGATACCGTGACCCCGGTACTTTTCAGGGCGGATACGACCATTGCAAGTTTTTCAGTATTCTGAAGGTAGTACTCGCCGCATCCTGCACTGATCATCGCCGGCTGGCGGCAGTGTGCGTCGATCTCGTATATCACGCCGTCGCCGAGTTCGTGTGCGATCGATACGAAAGATTCAGGACTGCTGCCCCTAAGGTTGATGCCGGGTATGACATCGGTCCCTGCCAGTTTTTCAATCTCCGCTTTGAGAGTCGCGGCAGGATCGGTTGAAATGAACTCTTTGCGCCCCTCTTCTTCCATCAGGGCACTTGCATTAATTGTCGCTTCATCGATCGAGTAACCGCCGATAAAAGCCATTCCGATATTTTCTTTCCTCGCAAGGACATAATCCGCATCCACGATCCCTGCCATTGAGGCTATTGCTATTGGTGTCTTTACAGTACGGCCGTTTACAATGAGCTCGTACCTGTCATATGGATCCATCATTCTTCCCTATAGGTTTGTTTTTAATATCTAATGATTTTGGATGGGGCCGGCAAGAACATACCCGCCGCCTGATCTCTCCAGTCTGATTCCGACTGAAAAATCTTCCTTTGAAATGCCGGCATTTTTTTTCCTGAATTCGATTACAAGATTCCACGGGAGAAGGTATGCCTCCTTCGGTTTTCCGGCCCCCGCGCGAAACTCGACTGCAAGAAAGCCCTGTCTTCCGGTTTTCTGAATAAACTCCGATATCGCGTCCACCTGGTGCACACCATCCTTGTCCTCGTGGAAGTGCTGCGTGAAATAGAGTTTCTTTCCCTTCAGCGACTTGCACTCGATCGCAAGATAATACCTCGGGTCGAGCGAATCCGAGAGAACGTCGACATACTGTGTAATGAACCGGGACTGCTTCAGCCTGTATGCATATCCCTTTGCCCCGGTTCTCTCGAAATATTCGTTGAAACATTTGACGATATCTCTTTCAAAATCACTCATTTGTATATAATAATCTTTTGAATAAGTGAAAAATCAATTGGTAATTATTTTTTAATAAGATTGTAATACATTGTACTATATGCCAAAGATCGGATTCTTACTGGTAGGACATGGCAGCAAAAAGCCATACAACAAACAACTCATCGACAATACGGCAAAGATCATTGCCGGCAAGGAAGCAGGATACATTGTTAAAACAGGATTCATGGAATTCAGCGAACCGACGATCCCGGAGGCACTCGAATCTTTCAGGGGCGAGGACATCGAGATGCTCCAGGTTGTTCCTCTGTTCCTTGCAAGGGGAATGCATATAGACAAAGATATCCCGGAAATTCTGGGTATTGAAGAGGGCGGCCACAATGGAACCTTCAAGCTTAACGACAAGGAGATTCCGCTTGTCTTCGCTGACCCCATAGGAGAGAACGAACTGCTCGCCGATCTTATGATCGTAAACGGAAAGAAAGCAGTCGAAGACTATCTCTGATAATTTCAGAAAAAAATGCCTCAAATAAAGGCAAAATCAATTTTATGAAGATCCTTGTTCTCGACACGATCCATGGCGGGAAAATACTGGCGGAATACCTGAAAAGGGCCGGTCATGCCGTTGATACCGTGGATGTCTACCGGGGCAGGGACGGATCTGTTACTGAAAATGAAGCGGCAGTTAAAGTCTATGACCTTATCGCCGCACCTGTTCATCTCGATCCGGATTACAGGCTCCTGAATACAGGTGCTAAAGTTATATCACATCATGAAGCCGTAGCTATGGCCGTTTCGGTCCCGGGAGATGCCCTGCTGATCGAGATCACGGGTGCAAGAGGGAAGACTACCACTGCACATGCGTTGCTGCATCTAATGGAAAAAGACGGGTGCGGAATTCTCCATACATCCAAAGGAACTGTAAGATTCCCGGAGAAAAAACAAATCTTCAAAAGGAGCATCACTCCTGCAACCCTCGTCGAGGTTCTCTCTGCCGCCGCAGGAGAAAAAGAGTACCAATGGATCATCGCCGAGGAATCCGTCGGGGTGACAGGTCTTGGGGATCTTGGGATACTGACTTCCGGGACGGACTACCCGATTGCAAACGGGAAAAAGTCCGCACTTGATGAAAAGATCAGGCTTCTTAAGGGATGCAAAAAGATCCTCCTTGCTCCGGGTATTGATGCGGATATTCCGGGTGCATATTACTCAGGCGATATCGTTGTAGTCGAAGATGATCTCTGCAGGTTCGATTATGCCGGAATTAAAGGAGAGTTTTCCAACAAACTCCTCACGGTCGAAGGCTACAGGGAGGCGCTGATGACGGCTGCGGCGGCTGGCTGCATCCTTGGAAAAGATCCTTCATGCCTTGGTTCCTTTTCGGCACTTGAAGGAAGGCTCTCCTACAGCATCCGTGACGGAGTCGGGATAATAGACAATTCAAACAGCGGCACAAACAGAAAAACCGCAGCTGCGGCTTCAACTTATGCACGCAGGATCTCCCCCGGCCGGGAACAGGTGCTTGTTATAGGTGTAGAAGCCGATAATATATGTGAAGGTTTCCCGGACGATGAGATCGCAGGCGCAATATCCGATATAATGCCCTATGCGGCTGTCGTGGTTTCAAAAGATCCGGAATATGTCAGGAAGATCATTCTGCCGGGAATAAAATTCGAAAGTGCATCTTCCCTGGAAGAAGGCGCAGAAAAAGCTATGAAATACGGAACAAACAGGATAATTATCCTGTCCGTCAAGACCTGGAGATGAGAAGATGAACTATATACAGCCAAGACCAAGCTCGATCGTGGCCGCACTCTATACGGTCAGGGATCTCGGAGTGGATCTTGCGATCCTCCATGGGCCCTCGGGCTGCTCGTTCAAACATGCCCGTCTGTTGGAAGAGGACGGGCTCAGGGTGCTGACAACCTCGCTTGCGGACAACGAATTCATCTTCGGGGGGCAGCAGGTTCTTGAAGATGTCCTGAGGTACGCGGAAA is from Methanolacinia paynteri and encodes:
- a CDS encoding type IV pilin, with the translated sequence MKFMTNEEGVSPVIGVILMVAITVILAAVISVFVFGLAGDLEGSAQKDVTMKTGTNDDGEITFTIFAGKNVEQITEITWANSTGNETLSGNFSIGYINTTGWKKDVSGTVTFTAEFTDGSRQIVASVP
- a CDS encoding DUF447 domain-containing protein; its protein translation is MGLLGEGINEIIATTRNNAAPIGIIVKDGSPKMVLFHGTHTLENIRSEGWVVANIIHDPVIYVKTAFGDLPEDYFCNETAGDMAVKRLKHSSAWIVFKTEIERDSGEAAIVRLVPVAEEIIDNRIYPVNRGFNSIIEATVHGTRYVMTRDPQLKQLIDHHASLVRKCGGSREKEALELLFEYITE
- a CDS encoding triphosphoribosyl-dephospho-CoA synthase — encoded protein: MKITEKKRSRAETAQIAMMLEVCTGVKPGNVDRYHDYDDTCLEHFLASAILARPAFDEAENFHSSEKGLGGIIYEAVALTNVHSGGNTHFGAFILLIPLIAAGTIEKALELIHSTTVDDAILFYRAFGLTSVRMNETDDIDVNDPAAIDYLTKNGMTLYDVMEYSSPKDMVAAEWTNSFQLTKKTAEFLKQSGRGRGAVSDAFISLLSGEKDTFIVKKFGDETAEWAREQACLVKKGELSIDDFDMMCLEKGVNPGSIADIIIAGIYVAISEGWEWDS
- a CDS encoding methanogenesis marker 9 domain-containing protein; amino-acid sequence: MMDPYDRYELIVNGRTVKTPIAIASMAGIVDADYVLARKENIGMAFIGGYSIDEATINASALMEEEGRKEFISTDPAATLKAEIEKLAGTDVIPGINLRGSSPESFVSIAHELGDGVIYEIDAHCRQPAMISAGCGEYYLQNTEKLAMVVSALKSTGVTVSVKIRAGVVEDDSELARLLWKAGADILHVDLMDFGSSKIKQIRNSCPLFLIANNSVNTFERMKDLFAHGADMVSLARNSDANTLNYLDMAISAYADETGWYNSPKQLCRGGDLRGLTFCCMPVKQCPLMPALKKAGMTPKEYHDLKIESVQNTPLASGSSTCFGSLAWCCKGSTPCMFRDISIKKEGISLADYMRYKRRLSEKIMKRLFDEDNREEEIAG
- a CDS encoding Holliday junction resolvase, which encodes MSDFERDIVKCFNEYFERTGAKGYAYRLKQSRFITQYVDVLSDSLDPRYYLAIECKSLKGKKLYFTQHFHEDKDGVHQVDAISEFIQKTGRQGFLAVEFRAGAGKPKEAYLLPWNLVIEFRKKNAGISKEDFSVGIRLERSGGGYVLAGPIQNH
- the cfbA gene encoding sirohydrochlorin nickelochelatase; amino-acid sequence: MPKIGFLLVGHGSKKPYNKQLIDNTAKIIAGKEAGYIVKTGFMEFSEPTIPEALESFRGEDIEMLQVVPLFLARGMHIDKDIPEILGIEEGGHNGTFKLNDKEIPLVFADPIGENELLADLMIVNGKKAVEDYL
- the cfbE gene encoding coenzyme F430 synthase; amino-acid sequence: MKILVLDTIHGGKILAEYLKRAGHAVDTVDVYRGRDGSVTENEAAVKVYDLIAAPVHLDPDYRLLNTGAKVISHHEAVAMAVSVPGDALLIEITGARGKTTTAHALLHLMEKDGCGILHTSKGTVRFPEKKQIFKRSITPATLVEVLSAAAGEKEYQWIIAEESVGVTGLGDLGILTSGTDYPIANGKKSALDEKIRLLKGCKKILLAPGIDADIPGAYYSGDIVVVEDDLCRFDYAGIKGEFSNKLLTVEGYREALMTAAAAGCILGKDPSCLGSFSALEGRLSYSIRDGVGIIDNSNSGTNRKTAAAASTYARRISPGREQVLVIGVEADNICEGFPDDEIAGAISDIMPYAAVVVSKDPEYVRKIILPGIKFESASSLEEGAEKAMKYGTNRIIILSVKTWR